In one Lolium rigidum isolate FL_2022 chromosome 3, APGP_CSIRO_Lrig_0.1, whole genome shotgun sequence genomic region, the following are encoded:
- the LOC124698559 gene encoding cytosolic sulfotransferase 8-like, producing the protein MAALDTSCLVGPVAFKDLNWKDEGEMVIAPPDESADDIVASLPSNTTGPNLELRQYQGVWMLGTVVPGLIALQRRFRSRPGDVLLASPVKSGTTWIKSLTFATMARFSYPPSAADHPLRRLNPHECVPYMEEVFLHGQEAKLEALPSPRIMHTHLHYSLLPRSLAKCKTVFVCREPKDMVVSLWHFLNRAGVNFSFSEVFELICDGRNPNGPFWEHVLGYWRASKARPDGVLFLRYEKMLVDPVSTVRELGRFLGVPFSVAEEAAELPMEICKLCSFDTMRGLQGNKTGSTGEFNFAHQSYFRKGIVGDWVNHMTPKMARRIDTTVEEKLRGSGLTFTS; encoded by the coding sequence ATGGCTGCTCTAGACACGTCTTGCCTGGTCGGCCCAGTAGCGTTCAAGGACTTGAACTGGAAGGACGAGGGCGAGATGGTGATCGCCCCGCCGGATGAGAGCGCGGACGACATTGTTGCCTCCCTGCCGAGCAACACAACGGGCCCCAACCTTGAGCTGCGGCAGTACCAGGGTGTGTGGATGCTGGGCACGGTGGTTCCCGGGCTCATCGCCCTCCAGCGTCGCTTCAGATCTCGGCCGGGCGATGTGCTCCTCGCGAGCCCTGTCAAGTCCGGCACAACCTGGATCAAGTCGCTCACCTTCGCCACCATGGCACGGTTCTCCTACCCTCCCTCTGCCGCTGACCACCCGCTCCGCCGCCTCAACCCGCACGAGTGCGTCCCCTACATGGAGGAGGTCTTCCTGCACGGCCAGGAAGCCAAGCTGGAGGCGCTGCCGTCGCCTAGAATCATGCACACGCACCTGCACTACTCCCTGCTGCCTCGCTCCCTCGCCAAGTGCAAGACCGTGTTTGTCTGCAGGGAGCCCAAGGATATGGTTGTCTCCCTATGGCACTTCCTCAATAGAGCTGGAGTGAACTTCTCCTTCTCGGAGGTGTTCGAGTTGATATGCGATGGCAGGAACCCCAACGGCCCATTTTGGGAGCACGTCCTGGGATACTGGAGGGCCAGTAAAGCCAGGCCGGATGGAGTTCTGTTTCTGAGGTACGAGAAGATGCTAGTCGATCCGGTCAGCACCGTCCGAGAGCTCGGGCGGTTCTTGGGTGTGCCATTCTCGGTGGCCGAGGAAGCGGCGGAGCTGCCGATGGAAATCTGCAAGCTGTGCAGCTTCGACACCATGAGAGGCCTCCAAGGAAACAAAACAGGAAGCACTGGGGAGTTCAACTTTGCCCACCAAAGCTATTTCAGGAAAGGGATCGTAGGGGACTGGGTGAACCATATGACGCCTAAGATGGCCCGCCGCATCGATACCACTGTCGAGGAAAAGCTTCGGGGATCGGGGCTCACCTTCACCTCTTGA